The following are encoded together in the Qingshengfaniella alkalisoli genome:
- a CDS encoding ABC transporter ATP-binding protein encodes MLTVTDLHTAYGDSRVLFGVDLHVGAGEVATLLGRNGMGKTTTIHSIFGLIPVQKGAVSLGGIRLSGTPSHRRAAAGLGLVPEGRQVFPTLTVHENLVATARPESGGWTSERIYDLFPGLAARRDNFGNQLSGGEQQMLAIGRALMTNPRLLVLDEATEGLAPLIRQTIWDCLSLLKSQGQSILVIDKNVDALTRIADRHHVLEKGKVVWQGTNAAFLAANDIRERYLHL; translated from the coding sequence ATGCTGACCGTCACCGATCTGCACACCGCCTACGGCGACAGCCGCGTCCTGTTTGGTGTCGATCTGCACGTGGGCGCGGGCGAGGTTGCAACGCTTCTGGGCCGCAACGGGATGGGCAAGACGACAACCATCCATTCGATCTTCGGCCTGATCCCGGTGCAAAAAGGTGCCGTCTCGCTTGGCGGCATCCGATTGTCCGGCACGCCGTCCCATCGACGGGCAGCAGCGGGGCTTGGACTGGTGCCGGAGGGGCGCCAGGTTTTTCCGACGCTGACCGTGCACGAGAACCTGGTCGCGACTGCGCGACCCGAATCCGGCGGCTGGACTTCCGAGCGCATCTACGACCTGTTTCCCGGACTTGCCGCGCGGCGTGACAATTTCGGAAACCAGCTATCTGGCGGCGAACAGCAAATGCTTGCCATCGGACGGGCACTGATGACCAATCCCCGGCTGCTGGTGCTGGATGAGGCCACGGAGGGACTTGCCCCTCTCATCCGTCAAACCATTTGGGACTGCCTGTCCCTGCTGAAATCGCAAGGGCAGTCCATTCTCGTGATCGACAAGAATGTGGATGCGCTGACGCGCATCGCCGACCGGCATCACGTTCTGGAAAAGGGAAAAGTGGTCTGGCAGGGCACGAATGCCGCGTTTCTGGCCGCAAACGACATCCGCGAACGTTACCTGCACCTGTAA
- a CDS encoding ABC transporter ATP-binding protein, whose translation MTALSVRNLRKSFGALQVTDDVNLDVTEGSLHALIGPNGAGKTTLIHQLCGQLGPDDGTVSFFGTDVTDLDMPHRARLGLARSFQITSVLPRFTVRDNVALAVQARSGSSFRFFRPAKHERALNDQSMAALTDVGLTDRANDLAGALSHGEQRQLEIAIALATRPRMLLLDEPLAGTGPEEADALVDLLLKLKGQLSILLVEHDMNAVFALADKISVLVYGRLIATGPGADIRRNREVREAYLGEDAS comes from the coding sequence ATGACCGCGCTGTCAGTTCGAAACCTGCGCAAGTCCTTCGGCGCCCTGCAGGTCACCGATGACGTAAATCTCGACGTGACCGAAGGCAGCTTGCACGCGCTGATCGGACCCAACGGCGCGGGCAAGACCACGCTGATCCACCAGCTTTGCGGCCAACTTGGCCCCGACGATGGGACAGTTTCGTTTTTCGGCACCGACGTCACCGATCTGGACATGCCGCACCGCGCACGGCTGGGGCTGGCACGGTCGTTCCAGATCACCTCGGTTCTGCCCCGCTTCACGGTTCGCGACAACGTGGCCCTGGCGGTGCAGGCGCGATCCGGATCGAGCTTTCGCTTCTTTCGTCCCGCCAAGCACGAACGCGCACTGAATGATCAATCCATGGCGGCGCTGACGGATGTTGGCCTGACCGACCGTGCAAACGACCTGGCCGGCGCGTTATCGCATGGCGAGCAGAGGCAGTTGGAAATCGCCATCGCACTCGCCACCCGACCCCGCATGCTTTTACTGGACGAACCCCTGGCAGGCACAGGGCCCGAGGAGGCCGACGCCCTGGTTGACCTGCTGCTGAAGTTGAAAGGACAACTCAGCATCCTTCTGGTCGAACATGACATGAACGCGGTGTTTGCCCTGGCCGACAAGATTTCCGTGCTGGTCTATGGCCGCCTGATCGCCACCGGACCGGGCGCGGATATCCGCCGAAACCGAGAGGTGCGCGAGGCCTATCTGGGCGAGGATGCGTCCTGA
- a CDS encoding branched-chain amino acid ABC transporter permease: MEARSKVALVLFAAFATVPVLAALLDDPFLLVIATRMLAFAIAAMALDLILGFGAMVSFGHAAYLGFGAYAVAILSRFGITDLFAHLALGVTLSALFALPTGALSLRTRGVYFIMITLAFGQMAYFFFVSLSALGGDDGVTLPMRSTLFGQPVLENDLTLFCVALGLLIALYALCSAIVGSRFGRVLTGTRENITRMEAIGFSPFRYQLTAYVISGCITSVAGVLLANQAEFVSPAFMNWHRSGELIVMVVLGGIGTLTGAIGGAVIALLLEEWFGMLTDHWPLLFGLVLVLVVLFSPGGLTGALRKLRRGQ, encoded by the coding sequence ATGGAAGCCCGCAGCAAGGTTGCGCTCGTCCTGTTCGCCGCCTTCGCAACAGTGCCTGTGCTTGCCGCGCTGCTGGACGATCCGTTCCTGCTGGTCATCGCCACGCGCATGCTGGCCTTTGCCATCGCCGCGATGGCGCTGGATCTGATCCTTGGCTTCGGCGCGATGGTGTCCTTCGGCCACGCCGCCTATCTGGGGTTCGGCGCCTATGCCGTTGCGATCCTCAGCCGGTTCGGGATCACCGACCTGTTCGCGCATCTGGCGCTGGGGGTGACCTTGTCGGCCCTGTTCGCCCTGCCCACCGGCGCGCTGTCGCTGCGCACACGCGGTGTCTATTTCATCATGATCACGCTGGCCTTCGGGCAGATGGCGTATTTCTTCTTCGTGTCGCTGTCGGCCCTCGGCGGCGACGACGGGGTGACGTTGCCCATGCGGTCCACCCTGTTCGGGCAGCCCGTACTGGAAAACGACCTGACGCTGTTCTGTGTCGCGCTGGGGCTGCTCATTGCCCTTTATGCGCTGTGCAGCGCCATTGTCGGATCGCGTTTCGGGCGCGTCCTGACCGGCACCCGCGAGAATATCACCAGGATGGAAGCCATCGGCTTTTCTCCTTTTCGCTATCAGTTGACGGCCTATGTCATTTCCGGATGCATCACATCTGTCGCGGGTGTCTTGCTGGCCAACCAGGCCGAATTCGTTTCCCCCGCCTTCATGAACTGGCATCGCTCGGGCGAATTGATCGTCATGGTCGTTCTGGGTGGCATCGGCACACTGACAGGCGCGATTGGCGGTGCGGTGATTGCACTTCTTCTGGAAGAATGGTTCGGCATGCTGACCGACCACTGGCCGCTGCTGTTCGGGCTGGTGCTGGTGCTGGTTGTGCTGTTTTCCCCCGGAGGTCTGACGGGTGCCTTGCGCAAACTGCGGAGAGGCCAATGA
- a CDS encoding branched-chain amino acid ABC transporter permease, with protein sequence MTNLFLLQVLNGVQLGILLFLISAGLTLVFGIMDFVNLAHGALYMIGAYLLASFSAVTGSYGAGLLLALPAILVVGLMLERLVFRRLYERSHLDQVLATFGLILIITEGVEIIWGPSPLTAPMPAILSGSIPLIGPLKYPVYRLAVIAVGLLVALGLYLLIRHTRIGMRLRAGATNRPMLSALGVDVNRLFTFVFGFGALLAGLAGALVAPILSVDSGMGESVLILAFVVIVIGGIGSVKGAFVAALMVGLIDTLGRSFGPILLRAILDPAAASQAGRTLAPMLVYFLMAAVLVWRPSGLFGRAQS encoded by the coding sequence ATGACCAATCTGTTCCTGTTACAAGTGCTGAACGGTGTTCAGCTGGGTATCCTGCTGTTTCTGATTTCCGCGGGTTTGACGCTCGTGTTCGGAATCATGGATTTCGTGAACCTCGCCCATGGTGCGCTCTACATGATCGGGGCGTATCTGCTGGCAAGCTTCAGCGCGGTAACCGGCAGCTACGGCGCGGGGCTATTGCTGGCGCTGCCGGCGATCCTGGTCGTTGGGTTAATGCTGGAAAGGTTGGTGTTTCGAAGACTTTATGAGAGGTCGCATCTGGATCAGGTTCTCGCCACATTTGGGCTGATCCTGATCATCACGGAAGGGGTGGAGATCATCTGGGGGCCCTCCCCTCTGACCGCGCCGATGCCTGCAATCCTGTCAGGGTCGATCCCGCTGATTGGCCCGCTGAAATACCCTGTTTACCGCCTGGCTGTCATCGCCGTTGGGCTTCTGGTTGCTCTGGGTCTGTATCTGTTGATCCGCCATACCCGCATCGGCATGCGGTTGCGGGCGGGCGCGACGAACCGACCGATGCTGTCGGCGCTTGGTGTCGATGTAAACCGCCTGTTCACCTTCGTTTTCGGCTTCGGCGCGTTGCTGGCAGGCTTGGCCGGCGCGCTGGTCGCACCGATCCTGTCGGTCGATAGCGGGATGGGTGAAAGCGTGCTGATCCTCGCCTTCGTCGTCATCGTGATCGGCGGCATCGGGTCCGTCAAAGGCGCATTCGTCGCTGCGCTGATGGTCGGGCTGATCGACACTCTGGGCCGCAGCTTCGGCCCGATCCTGCTGCGCGCTATCTTGGACCCAGCCGCCGCTTCGCAAGCCGGGCGCACCCTTGCCCCGATGCTGGTCTATTTCCTTATGGCCGCCGTTCTGGTCTGGCGTCCATCCGGTCTGTTCGGACGGGCGCAATCGTGA